Proteins found in one Neurospora crassa OR74A linkage group II, whole genome shotgun sequence genomic segment:
- a CDS encoding short chain dehydrogenase/reductase, which translates to MSSPYEMPPQRDSWFAPLSIDLLVKVLKTSFFHPFVAWIIPLCFRAQNMFWDAPPMLVSIAWASMITLSWIFITINNRIAYGLPREVDLSDEVIVITGGASGLGLLIAEVYGMRGATVAVLDVKEMDNGEARGVTYYKCDVSDKAQVAKVAKDIERDLGTPTILINNAAIVLGKRFLDLSLDEIDRSLTTNLLSHFYTIKTFLPLMASSETGGTIVTISSVIGTVAAAQLSDYAAAKAGVSALHRSLTAELAQTHPNMRTVLVTPGQLSTPLFYGVQTPNSFFAPVVEPVDVAKEVIAAIDGGLSTHIGMPLYARWIDWYNVLPVGLQKIARRLAQVDTSLKTFVGRNMGATGVDDKKGQ; encoded by the exons ATGTCGTCGCCATACGAAATGCCGCCCCAGCGCGACTCCTGGTTCGCGCCCCTTTCCATCGACCTCCTCGTCAAGGTCCTGAAGACGAGCTTCTTCCACCCCTTTGTAGCCTGGATTATCCCGCTCTGCTTCCGGGCTCAGAATATGTTCTGGGATGCGCCACCAATGCTGGTCTCCATCGCATGGGCTTCCATGATCACGCTGAGCTGGATCTTCATAACCATCAATAACCGGATCGCCTACGGTTTGCCACGTGAAGTAGACCTTAGCGATGAGGTTATTGTCATTACGGGCGGTGCCAGCGGGCTGGGTCTGCTTATTGCTGAGGTCTATGGTATGCGCGGTGCTACTGTGGCCGTGCTCGATGTCAAGGAGATGGATAATGGAGAGGCGAGGGGCGTGACGTACTACAAGTGCGATGTGTCGGACAAGGCGCAGGTCGCAAAGGTTGCAAAGGATATCGAGAGAGAT CTCGGAACCCCCACAatcctcatcaacaacgcCGCCATTGTCCTTGGCAAGCGCTTCCTCGACCTCAGTCTCGACGAAATCGACCGCTCCCTAACCACCAACCTGCTCTCCCATTTCTACACCATCAAGACCTTCCTGCCGCTCATGGCCTCTTCTGAAACGGGTGGCACCATCGTCACCATCTCCTCCGTCATCGGcaccgtcgccgccgcccagctGTCCGACTACGCGGCCGCCAAGGCCGGCGTCTCGGCTCTGCACCGCTCACTGACGGCCGAGCTGGCCCAGACCCACCCCAACATGCGCACCGTCCTAGTCACGCCCGGTCAGCTGAGCACGCCGCTGTTCTACGGGGTGCAGACTCCCAACAGCTTCTTTGCACCCGTGGTGGAGCCGGTGGACGTGGCCAAGGAGGTGATTGCGGCCATTGACGGCGGGCTGAGCACTCACATCGGCATGCCGCTGTATGCGAGGTGGATCGACTGGTATAATGTCTTGCCCGTTGGACTGCAGAAGATTGCGAGGAGGCTGGCGCAGGTTGATACGTCTTTGAAGACGTTTGTGGGGAGGAATATGGGCGCGACGGGTGTTGATGATAAGAAGGGACAGTGA
- a CDS encoding 60S ribosomal protein L3, producing the protein MSHRKYEAPRHGSLAYLPRKRAARHRGKVKSFPKDDAKKPVHLTAAMGYKAGMTTIVRDLDRPGAKAHKKEVVEAVTIIDTPPMIVVGLVGYIETPRGLRSLTTVWAEHLSDEVKRRFYKNWYKSKKKAFTKYVKKHSDNNGAAITRELERIKKYCTVVRVLAHTQIRKTPLKQKKAHLMEIQINGGSVADKVEFGHGLFEKPVSIDSIFEKDEVIDVIAVTKGHGFTGVTARWGTKKLPRKTHKGLRKVACIGAWHPSHVQWTVARAGQAGYHHRTSVNHKIYRIGKGDAEDSAATEVDVTKKKITPMGGFVRYGEINNDFVMVKGSVPGVKKRVMTLRKSMFVHTSRKALEKVELKWIDTSSEFGHGAFQTPAEKKQFQGTLKKDLAASS; encoded by the exons ATGTCTCACCGTA AGTACGAGGCTCCCCGCCACGGTTCGCTGGCCTACCTTCCCCGCAAGCGCGCGGCCCGCCACAGGGGAAAGGTCAAGTC GTTCCCTAAGGATGATGCCAAGAAGCCCGTCCACCTTACCGCCGCCATGGGCTACAAGGCCGGCATGACCACCATCGTCCGCGACCTCGACCGCCCCGGCGCCAAGGCTCACAAGAAGGAGGTCGTTGAGGCTGTGACCATCATTGATACCCCTCCT ATGATCGTTGTGGGTCTGGTCGGC TACATCGAGACTCCCCGCGGTCTCCGCTCCCTCACCACCGTCTGGGCTGAGCACTTGTCCGACGAGGTCAAGCGCCGCTTCTACAAGAACTGGTAcaagtccaagaagaaggccttcACCAAGTACGTCAAGAAGCACTCCGACAACAACGGTGCCGCCATCACCCGCGAGCTCGAGCGCATCAAGAAGTACTGCACTGTCGTCCGTGTTCTTGCCCACACCCAGATCCGCAAGACTCCCCtcaagcagaagaaggcccACCTTATGGAGATCCAGATCAACGGTGGCTCCGTCGCCGACAAGGTCGAGTTCGGCCACGGCCTCTTCGAGAAGCCCGTCTCGATCGACTCCATCTTCGAGAAGGACGAGGTTATCGACGTCATTGCCGTTACCAAGGGTCACGGTTTCACCGGTGTCACCGCTCGTTGGGGCACCAAGAAGCTTCCTCGCAAGACCCACAAGGGTCTCCGCAAGGTCGCCTGTATCGGTGCCTGGCATCCTTCCCACGTCCAGTGGACTGTTGCTCGCGCTGGTCAGGCCGGTTACCACCACCGTACCTCGGTCAACCACAAGATCTACCGCATTGGCAAGGGCGATGCTGAGGACTCTGCTGCCACCGAGGTCGATgtcaccaagaagaagatcaccCC CATGGGTGGCTTCGTCCGCTATGGCGAGATCAACAACGACTTCGTCATGGTCAAGGGCTCCGTTCCCGGTGTCAAGAAGAGAGTCATGACTCTCCGCAAGTCCATGTTCGTCCACACCTCCCGCAAGGCCCTCGAGAAGGTCGAGCTCAAGTGGATCGACACCTCCTCGGAGTTCGGTCATGGTGCTTTCCAGACCCctgccgagaagaagcagtTCCAGGGTACCCTCAAGAAGGACCTCGCTGCCAGCTCGTAA
- the rcm-1 gene encoding RCM-1 has protein sequence MANHHPSPTMQMQMHHGPPGPPGPPPASIPSWNQQRQAFMSLTENVWIGIGSVSELMGNHNEALEAYERALAANPNSVTAMNAASLVLRTREDFPKASEYLQRILKIEPANGEAWGSLGHCFLMMEDLQQAYAAYQAALVNLPNPKEPRLWYGIGILYDRYGSLDHAEEAFSQVMAMDPNFDKAHEIYFRLGIIYKQQHKYQQSLDCFRYIVNSPPTPLTEEDIWFQIGHVHEQQKDYDGAKQAYERVLQRDPKHAKVLQQLGWLHHQQSNSVASQEKAIEYLNQSVAADQTDAQSWYLLGRCYMQLQKYPKAYEAYQQAVYRDGRNPTFWCSIGVLYYQINQYRDALDAYSRAIRLNPFISEVWYDLGTLYESCNNQISDALDAYQRAAELDPNNPHIKTRLQLLRSGQANGGAPPGSVPMPTDIHPQTYNASGAVGPPGPQWAGSGSGQPPHQPPQPMHNGGPGPGQGANSWGGRISDINPPPQPPNPYASGQDREPFRGPAPPLPRQPSPRQEQQMRPYQEARAPEPLRRGPTPPQAHYAPPPPPPPQQPHQPHPQQQLQQGPQPTREGGSGTRVRNPNYANPQNVVPSNSGPGPNGPPPPNAMMHFNNSPRTDGRPPHMHENRMPSPKSAYPQHQPPYPPHGEQGGPGGPEPGPPHPPQSGMAGEPPHQREHDPRPPSVGPKRMREWEDDREVKKPATEETRVRMDDHRHRRPSMTPPRMEPPYARRNSSEARRFDERRMEDSRRVEEQRRAEEQRRMEDMRRAEEQRHQNEGYHPSEAAHHPQSHSAPAHLPPMQQGSAPMQNLIHEQGHGPQQPVPGPQQQGPGPAHQPAPEDRRMDHPPAQHPPIVNEPERAARKMDVDEDYDDSGEEDKKGGIIPGPSSGSGPAANESKNGASTSGSFNGIMGQKSESN, from the exons ATGGCAAACCACCACCCTTCCCCTACGATGCAGATGCAAATGCATCACGGCCCGCCAGGGCCCCCAGGTCCACCGCCGGCGTCGATTCCTTCATGGAATCAACAGCGGCAGGCCTTTATGAGCTTGACCGAGAATGTGTGGATCGGAATCG GTTCCGTGTCCGAGCTCATGGGGAACCACAACGAGGCACTAGAGGCTTATGAAAGGGCTCTTGCAGCCAACCCCAACTCTGTGACTGCTATGAATGCCGCCAGTCTCGTCCTTAGGACGCGCGAGGACTTCCCCAAGGCGTCGGAATATCTGCAGAGGATCCTAAAGATCGAGCCTGCAAACGGTGAAGCATGGGGCAGCCTCG GACATTGCTTTCTCATGATGGAGGACCTCCAACAGGCATATGCTGCGTACCAAGCGGCCTTGGTTAACCTTCCCAACCCAAAG GAACCGAGGCTTTGGTATGGCATAGGTATTCTTTATGATCGCTATGGCTCTTTGGACCATGCAGAGGAAGCATTCTCGCAGGTCATGGCCATGGACCCCAACTTCGACAAGGCTCATGAGATATATTTCCGTCTCGGCATAATCTACAAGCAACAGCATAAGTACCAGCAATCGCTTGAT TGCTTCAGATACATTGTCAACTCTCCTCCTACTCCTTTGACCGAAGAGGATATCTGGTTCCAGATTGGTCACGTCCATGAACAGCAAAAAGAC TATGATGGTGCCAAGCAAGCCTACGAGCGAGTGCTGCAACGTGATCCAAAGCACGCAAAGGTCCTTCAGCAGTTGGGCTGGCTGCATCACCAGCAAAGTAATTCAGTCGCCAGCCAGGAAAAGGCAATCGAGTACCTGAATCAGTCCGTTGCAGCTG ACCAAACCGATGCCCAAAGCTGGTACTTGCTCGGTCGTTGTTACATGCAACTTCAAAAGTACCCTAAGGCATACGAGGCTTATCAGCAAGCTGTTTATAGGGATGGCAGGAACCCTACGTTCTGGTGCTCGATTGGTGTGTTATACTACCAGATCAACCAGTATCGTGACGCCTTGGACGCCTATTCCAGGGCCATCAGGCTCAACCCCTTCATTTCTGAAGTTTGGTATGACCTTGGCACTTTGTATGAGTCTTGCAACAACCAGATCAGCGATGCTCTGGACGCTTATCAACGTGCCGCCGAACTGGATCCCAACAACCCGCATATCAAGACCAGATTGCAGCTCCTCCGAAGTGGGCAAGCTAATGGCGGCGCACCCCCGGGGTCAGTCCCGATGCCCACTGATATCCACCCCCAGACGTATAATGCATCCGGTGCGGTTGGTCCTCCGGGCCCTCAGTGGGCGGGCTCAGGCTCAGGCCAGCCTCCTCATCAACCGCCTCAGCCGATGCACAACGGTGGCCCTGGCCCGGGCCAAGGGGCCAACTCGTGGGGTGGAAGAATTTCCGACATtaaccctcctccccagccGCCGAACCCATATGCCTCGGGTCAAGACCGGGAGCCCTTTCGTGGTCCCGCTCCGCCGCTTCCCAGACAGCCCAGCCCGCGACAGGAGCAGCAAATGAGGCCTTATCAGGAGGCCAGGGCGCCCGAGCCGCTCAGAAGAGGACCTACCCCTCCCCAGGCTCATTACGCCCCTCcaccccctccacctccgcaACAACCGCACCAGCCGCACCCGCAGCAACAGCTTCAGCAAGGACCTCAACCTACTCGGGAAGGGGGTAGTGGTACTAGAGTGAGGAACCCGAACTACGCTAATCCCCAGAACGTGGTCCCTTCCAATTCTGGTCCTGGCCCAAacggccctcctcctccaaacgCAATGATGCATTTTAACAACAGTCCGAGGACTGATGGAAGACCACCCCACATGCACGAGAACCGCATGCCGTCTCCCAAGTCCGCCTATCCTCAGCATCAGCCGCCGTACCCTCCGCATGGTGAGCAGGGCGGTCCTGGTGGCCCTGAGCCAGGCCCTCCTCACCCCCCTCAGTCAGGTATGGCTGGTGAACCTCCTCATCAGAGGGAGCATGATCCCCGCCCTCCTTCGGTTGGCCCCAAGAGAATGCGTGAGTGGGAAGACGACCGGGAGGTGAAGAAGCCTGCGACGGAGGAGACTCGCGTCCGTATGGATGACCATAGGCACCGCCGCCCCTCGATGACCCCGCCCCGAATGGAGCCGCCCTATGCTCGTCGCAACTCGTCGGAGGCTCGTCGCTTCGACGAGCGTCGTATGGAAGATTCCCGTAGGGTTGAGGAGCAGCGCCGGGCTGAGGAACAACGTCGCATGGAGGACATGCGCCGGGCTGAGGAGCAGCGGCACCAGAACGAGGGATACCATCCTTCGGAGGCCGCTCATCATCCCCAGTCTCATTCCGCCCCTGCCCATTTGCCGCCGATGCAGCAAGGTTCGGCTCCGATGCAGAACCTCATCCACGAGCAAGGCCACGGACCCCAGCAGCCAGTCCCCGGACCTCAGCAGCAAGGCCCAGGCCCAGCACATCAGCCCGCCCCCGAAGACCGACGGATGGACCATCCTCCAGCCCAGCACCCCCCCATCGTCAATGAGCCTGAGCGTGCGGCCCGTAAAATGGACGTTGACGAGGACTATGACGATAGCGGagaggaggacaagaagggcGGAATTATTCCCGGTCCTTCCTCCGGATCCGGCCCTGCAGCAAACGAGTCCAAGAACGGAGCCTCAACGAGCGGTAGCTTCAACGGCATCATGGGACAAAAGTCAGAAAGCAACTGA